TAGATTACAACATACTATGAACAGAATTATTAGCGATAATCAAAGTGCGTTTATAAAGGGCGGCTCATTAGTGATAATGTATTGATTGCTCACGAATTTATGCACTTCTTGAAGAATAAGAGGTTTGGGGATGAACAACTAGCGCTGAAAGTAGATATGAGCAAAGCCTATGACCGGGTTGAATGAAAATTCGTTTGGCTATTATGGAGAAATTGGGTTTTTGTAGAAGGTGGGTGGAGTGGATGAAGGAATGTGTAATGACCGTTTACTACTCTGTTGCTGTGGAAGGACAACCTCATGGTTATTTTAAGCCATGTAGGGGATTGCGACAAGGCGACTCCCTTTTCCCATATCTATTCTTATTCTGTGCAGAAGGACTCTCCCATCTGCTCCACAGAGAAGAACAGAGGAATGAGTTTACCGGAATTCGTTTGAACTACAGATGTCCTTACATTACTCATCTATTCTTTGCAGATGACTCAATTATATTCGTTAAGGAAACACCCCAAGTATGTGCTAACATAGCCAAGATCCTACAATCTTATAGTGAGGTGAGTGGACAAGTGGTTAATCTACAAAAGTCATCCTTATTTTTCAGCAAAAATACCAATCCTGAAACTCGAGAGACTTTATCTGATATTCTCAACATTCCCCATGTTGGGAACCAAGATAAATGGGTCTGCCCTCAGTGATACAGAGATCGAAGAAAGCAACCTTCAATTATATTAAGGATCGGGTGGCGAAGAAATTACAGCACTGGAAAAAATCCCTCTTATCAGCCAGTGGTAGAGAAACATTGATAAAAGCCGTAGCCACTGCCATTCCGATATATACGTTGGGGTGTTTCAAGCTGCCTGAGACTCTTATTGAGGAAATGCAGCGTATGATAATGAGATTCTGGTGGGGAcaaaagaagaatgaaagaagACAACACTAAATTGGTTGGGATATAATCTGTAAACCTCATACTCAAGGGGGATTGAATTTCAAGGATTTAAAAGCCTTTAATCTAGCTATGCTAGGAAAACAAGGCTGGAGAATCATTTCTCGACCTCACTCTCTATTGAGCAAAGTTCTAAAAAGCAGATACTTTAAATACACTTCCTTTCTAAGGGCAGAGACAGGCTACAATCCGTCATGGGGTGGCACAGTATTTTGGAAGGGCGAAAAATTCTCGAAGAAGGCTGTCTATGGAGGataggaggaggtgaaaaagtCAGGGTCTTTGAGGATAGATGGTTAAAATAGGTGGATCCTACCTCAATTCACAACAATACTACTGCCAACAACCAAATTGAATGGGTCTCACAGCTAATAGATCATAACAAACAATGGCGAAGAGACATTATAGAAGCAACATTTCAACTAGACATTGCACATATTATTCTACAAACTCTAATAAACGAAGGGGAAGATTTGCTAACCTGGCCAGCAGAGTGAAATGGATAGTACTCTGTTCAATCTGGTTACACCTATGCCTTTAGAATGCTCCACGATCCACCAGAACTGCTACCTGAAATTTGTCAGCAGAAACAAATGTGGCGAGCTCTTTGGAGGATCCAATGCCCTCCTAAAGTAAAAAATTTCCTCTGGCGTGCTCTTAACAATGGTCTTCCAGTGCGATGGAATTTGAACCACCAATTCCCAACAGTTCTGCCACAATGCCCTAGATGCCCAAATCCTTCAGAATCGGTGACCCACTGCTTGGCCTCTTGCTCTTACTCAAGACAGATATGGTGTTTGGCAAATATCCAACCATCAGAAATGACTGGAGATGACGACATATTCTGGAAATGGTGGGTGCATGTAAGTGGAAGGATGATGGGAGAAGATGGAGGAAACAGAAAAATAGCAAAGATGGCTTTCACCCTCTGGCAAATATGAAAAGTGCGTAATATGAAGATCTTCGAAGATAAGAGCTTCTCACCTTTTGAAGTTTTCTCCATAGCAGATAACTATTGAGTTCTTAGTCTCGGTtgttttaaaaataagttaagtGGGAATACCTTAGTAAAGTAATTGGGAATACCctgttttggtttttttttattgtgcTGTCCAAAGTTGGACCAATTCTATTTGTTGCTTAAACTTccaattaataatattatattctatctttagagaaaaaaattaacaatgtAAATGACATAGAGATAACAACCTTATTATTAAGTCGTACTTTCTTCGGtgtgtttaaaaaatataaccaaaattttattgtaacactttctcttcttaatttcttttcgaGGACATTTTTAGTAGTTAacctttaattaattaatatcgCTTCGAATTTTGAACTTTAACCACTCTAATCTTCAAGTTCTAACAAGCAGTATTATATATAGTTGATCATTCAGTCTAATTCAACTTTGGGTTATTTCATGAACTTTATGCAATCTCCTAACCAAATGCTAATTACATTTATATCTTCCAACAGATGCGTCAATACATGGAAGCCTGCATACAAAGGAGGTTTAATGAGCTGGAGGCTCTGAAGAAAATCATATAGGAAAGAATAGGGTGACAATGATTTATCAGGCCTGATAAACATTGAAAAGGGTTACGATTCTCGAGCAGTGGGTTCAGGATGGGAACTCTTAGCTACGATAAACTGCTAGTCGTTATCAAGCAACTTAGGTCACGCAAAAGATATAAAAACACCCTCGAGGTATCATTTTGGATGTCTGAGAAAGGATACTCTAAACCTGGATCTGCAGATTTTAGTTTAAGACTGAACTTGATTGCAAAGGCCAAGGAAATAGAAGAAGCTAAATCTTATTTTGATAGCATTCCGAAATACTCAAGAGCTGTAGAATGTTACAGCTCTCATCGTAATTGCTATGCTCAAGTTAGGGATGTGGATAAAGATGAAAGGATCATACTGCAGATGAAACATTTGGGTTTCGCAAAGTCTACTTTGGCAAGAAATACTTTGCTTAATCTCTACTATCAAACACAAAACTTTGACAAAGTGGAAAATTTGTTGCTTGAAATGAAGGAAGAGGGTATTCAATTCAATAGATTTACATTTGTCACCTTGATTAACACATATGCGGCCAAATCTGATATAGAGGGAATCGGCAAACTTCTTGCACAGTTAGAAGATGATCCATCGTATTCCCAACATGCGGATTGGTGGAGTGTTTATTTTGTGGCAGCCAATTGTTATGGAAAACTCGGGCTTCGTGATAAAGCTTTTAACGTTTTAAAGAAATCAGAGGAGCGCCTGAGTTCTACAATCTGGAAAGAGGCATTTTCCTTACCTTGTGACTTAATATGCAGCAAtaggaaagaaagaagaagtgaTGAGGTTGTGGAATATTTATAAGATGGATGGGAAGTTACTTAAAAGAGACTATTATTTAGCTGTAATAAGTTCATTTCTCAAGTTGGATGACATTGAACTTGCAAAGAGTATCTTTGAGGAGTGGGAATCTAGAAACTAGTATTTCAGAAATTTCGTTATTCCGAACATGATGATAGCAGCTTACAATAGAAAGGGCAATATGGAGGAAGCTGAAGCCATTGTTAATAGGACAATCATGAAGGGAGGAAAGCCAAATTTATGGACTTGGTTAGGGCTCTTGCTTGGATATATTCCACAAAAAAATTTTCCGATGGTTATTCAATGTATGAAAGAGGC
Above is a genomic segment from Arachis stenosperma cultivar V10309 chromosome 1, arast.V10309.gnm1.PFL2, whole genome shotgun sequence containing:
- the LOC130933848 gene encoding pentatricopeptide repeat-containing protein At2g20710, mitochondrial-like, producing the protein MGTLSYDKLLVVIKQLRSRKRYKNTLEVSFWMSEKGYSKPGSADFSLRLNLIAKAKEIEEAKSYFDSIPKYSRAVECYSSHRNCYAQVRDVDKDERIILQMKHLGFAKSTLARNTLLNLYYQTQNFDKVENLLLEMKEEGIQFNRFTFVTLINTYAAKSDIEGIGKLLAQLEDDPSYSQHADWWSVYFVAANCYGKLGLRDKAFNVLKKSEERLSSTIWKEAFSLPCDLICSNRKERRSDEVVEYL